Genomic segment of Myxococcus stipitatus:
CCATGCTCAAGCTCCTGACGGCCGAGGAGACGGGGCGCCGGGTGCAGACGTCCGCGCTCGCCGCCCTGGCCGACTCGGGCTTCAGCGTGGCGGACAAGCGGGCGCAGGTGGAGCCGCTGCTCGTGGAGCCGTTCGTCCTCGACAAGGACGGCCGCGTCCAGCGCCGCGCCTGAAGAACCCCACGTGTCGGCCAGCCGACACGACCACTGTCCTCCGGATGGCCCTGCACACCAGGGCCGTTTCCTCGCGCTCGGAACCTGAAGCAGGATTCGGCCCGTGCGCTCGAAGAAGAAGGGGGTCCTGGCAGAGGTCGTGCCGCTGCGCCCCACCACCTCGAAGAAGTCCACCCGTCGAGCGGTGAAGCCCGCCCCCCCGGCGGATGCGGACACCGTCGCGCGCGCCCTCCTGGAGATGGCGCGCAACCTCACCGACAACGCGGGGCCCACCGAGGCCCTCCGCGCCCACCTGCAGACCCTCCACGCGCTGCTCAAGCCGAAGGTCTGCTACGTGGCCCGCTACTTCCCTTCCCGGGAGCAGCTCCACGTCGAGCACGTCCGCGGCCGCTACGACAGCCGCGTCATCGCCGCCGTCCCGGGTGAAGGCGTGGTCGGCCGGGCCTTCTCCGAGAAGAAGCTGCTGCGCGACTCGGAGACCCTCGCCGTGCCGCTCGAGAGTCCTCACGGCGTCACGGGGGTCCTCGTGGTGCTCGGCGCGCGCCGCGCCGTCTCGGACCCGGTGCTCCAGTCGCTGGCCGCGCAGCTCTCCGCCGCCTACGAGGTCGCGCGGCTCCGCGATGACAGCGCCCGCCGCAACAAGGACCTCCAGACGGCCATCGCCGGCCTCAAGAGCCTGGAGCAGAACCGCGAGGAGCTGCTCGGCAACGTCTCACACGACCTGAAGAACCCGCTCACCACCATCAAGTCGTACCTGGCGATGATGGGCCGCGAGAAGCTGGGGCCCCTCACGGACTCCCAGCGCCGCGCGGTGCAGATCTGCGACCGGAACTCCGACCGCATGCTGCGCATGGTGAATGACCTGCTGCTCATGTCCCGGCTGCAGTCCGGGAAGATGCAGCTCAACCAGCGACCCTTCGGCCTCAAGGCCGTGGCCGAAGAGGTCGTCCGCGCGCTGGGCGTCGTCGCCGAGCACTGCAAGGTGCGGGTGACGATTCCCCCCTGCCCCGAGGTCTTCGTCCGAGGAGACCGCGAGCGCATCGCCGAGGCCGTCCACAACCTCGTCGAGAACGGCCTCCACCACAGCGAGCCCGATGACACCGTGGAGGTCAGCATCTCCACCGAGGACGGGCTCGCCACGCTCACGGTGAAGGACAGCGGCCCGGGCATGTCCGCCGAGGCGCTCGAGCACGTGTTCGATGCCTTCTACCGAGCCCAACCGGGGGTGCCTCGGCCTCCGGGCGCGGGGCTGGGGATTCCCCTCGTCGGGAAGATCGTCGCCCTGCATGGGGGACGGGTGGAGGCCACCAGCGTGCTCGGCGAGGGCAGCACGTTCCAGATGGTGCTGCCCATGTTCGCCGGGGCCGTGAGCTCGCCGGACCTGAACCAGGCGGCCCCCAAGGCGGGCGGCATCCTCCTGGTGGAGGACGACGCGGACTGTCGCGAGGTGCTCCAGCAGGTGCTCGAGCAGGAGGGCTATCGGGTGATGGCCACCTCGGGTGCCTCCGAGGCCCGCTCCATCCTGTCTCACATCCGGCCGGCCATGGTGCTGCTGGACCTGCGGCTGAGCGAGGAGGACGGCCAGTCGGTGCTCCGCTTCATCCGTGGCACCGAGTCGCTGGCGGACATCGTCGTGTACATCATCTCGGGTGCCAGCGAGGTGGCCTCGCTCACGTCCGGGCAGGGCCTGGAGCGCATTGACGGCTTCTTCGAGAAGCCGCTCCAGTTGCCCAAGCTGCTGGACACGGTGGCGGCGGTGGTGCGGCCCAGCCGACGAGCCCCAGCCGTCCCCTAGCGGGGCGGAATGGACCGCGGAACGAACAAGAGGTGGCCGCACGCCACCTCTGCTTGGCTAGTATCCGCCCGGTCCCATGAGCTCTTCCGTCTATTCCAAGTACCGCGCCGCCTTCGCACAAGCCCTCGCCACCGCGCTGGGCGTGCCGGCCGCCGACATCGAAGCCCAGGTCAAGCCCGCCGAGCCCACGCACGGCGACCTGAGCTTCGCCACCTTCCCTCTCGCCAAGGCCCAGAAGAAGGCGCCCCCCGCCATCGCCGCGGGGCTTGCCCAGACGCTCAGCGTCCCGGGGCTCGAAATCAAGGCGGTGGGCCCCTACGTCAACGCCCGCTTCCTGGCGATGCCCTTCACCGCGGAGGTCCTCGACACCGCGCGCGCCGCGGGTCCGCGCTACGGCGGTGACTCCGAGGTGGGCAAGGGCAAGACGGTCACCATCGACTACTCGTCGCCCAACATCGCCAAGCCCATCGGCTTCCACCACATCCGCACCACGTTCCTGGGCCACTGCATCGCGAACATCTATCGCGCGCTGGGCTGGCGGGTGGAGGGCATCAACTACCTGGGCGACTGGGGCAAGCAGTTCGGCCTCGTCGCGGTGGGCTTCCAGGAGTACGGCGACCCGGCGCGCATCGAGGACATGGGCCACCTGGTGGAGGTCTACGTCAAGGCCAACGCCCGAGCGAAGGCGGAGCCCGAGTTCGACGAGAAGGCCCGCGACTTCTTCCGCCGCATGGAGGCCGGCGACGCCGAGGCCCTCAAGCTGTGGAACCAGTTCCGCGAGACGAGCATCCGCGGCTTCAAGGTCATCTACGAGCGGATGGGCATCGAGTTCGAGCACATCGAGGGAGAGAGCCGCTACCAGGGGAAGATGGACGCGGTCATCGAGCAGATCGCCAAGAAGCCCGGCGTGAAGGAGTCCCAGGGCGCGCTCATCGTCGAC
This window contains:
- the argS gene encoding arginine--tRNA ligase, which translates into the protein MSSSVYSKYRAAFAQALATALGVPAADIEAQVKPAEPTHGDLSFATFPLAKAQKKAPPAIAAGLAQTLSVPGLEIKAVGPYVNARFLAMPFTAEVLDTARAAGPRYGGDSEVGKGKTVTIDYSSPNIAKPIGFHHIRTTFLGHCIANIYRALGWRVEGINYLGDWGKQFGLVAVGFQEYGDPARIEDMGHLVEVYVKANARAKAEPEFDEKARDFFRRMEAGDAEALKLWNQFRETSIRGFKVIYERMGIEFEHIEGESRYQGKMDAVIEQIAKKPGVKESQGALIVDMPYAENEPPVLLKKNDGSTLYATRDLAAAEDRYERFHFDKSLYVVAQDQALHFRQLFRTLTEMGQPWADRCVHVAFGRIHGMSTRKGQVVQLNDVLDEAKDRVSAKVKENMEAGRLMTEDPDKLAEQIGLGAIAFGDLKHKRASDYNFDWDEVLSFEGHTGPYLQYAHARVATVLRKGNGAPASYDASLLTLPEEQALVREIMRLPEVVRDAAEQYEPSLVARLLLDVAAALSRYYTLGNQERDKRILVDDDALRSARLALADAARVTLAAGLTLLGIPTPENM
- a CDS encoding hybrid sensor histidine kinase/response regulator, translating into MRSKKKGVLAEVVPLRPTTSKKSTRRAVKPAPPADADTVARALLEMARNLTDNAGPTEALRAHLQTLHALLKPKVCYVARYFPSREQLHVEHVRGRYDSRVIAAVPGEGVVGRAFSEKKLLRDSETLAVPLESPHGVTGVLVVLGARRAVSDPVLQSLAAQLSAAYEVARLRDDSARRNKDLQTAIAGLKSLEQNREELLGNVSHDLKNPLTTIKSYLAMMGREKLGPLTDSQRRAVQICDRNSDRMLRMVNDLLLMSRLQSGKMQLNQRPFGLKAVAEEVVRALGVVAEHCKVRVTIPPCPEVFVRGDRERIAEAVHNLVENGLHHSEPDDTVEVSISTEDGLATLTVKDSGPGMSAEALEHVFDAFYRAQPGVPRPPGAGLGIPLVGKIVALHGGRVEATSVLGEGSTFQMVLPMFAGAVSSPDLNQAAPKAGGILLVEDDADCREVLQQVLEQEGYRVMATSGASEARSILSHIRPAMVLLDLRLSEEDGQSVLRFIRGTESLADIVVYIISGASEVASLTSGQGLERIDGFFEKPLQLPKLLDTVAAVVRPSRRAPAVP